A genomic window from Peromyscus maniculatus bairdii isolate BWxNUB_F1_BW_parent chromosome 1, HU_Pman_BW_mat_3.1, whole genome shotgun sequence includes:
- the LOC143271953 gene encoding vomeronasal type-1 receptor 4-like, with the protein MSSQNKTLKATEELALQMLLLFEIGCGTLANILLFFHNFSLIFTGSRMRTTQVIVTNLALASAFLLLITAFPNNVMVFVPRNPKTNLQCKFGYFIRVVAQSTNMCSTCVLSIHQFLTLVPGHWSRLIPRGRAPKALSYSSYNCWLFSVLYNVYIPMKVSGPQNTGNDTNNQGKWVCSTSGFSAGIVILRFCHDATFISIMVWTSVSMVILLHRHHQRTQHILTANKNHRGHAETRAAHTILMLVVTFVGLYLLNFICVIFLTFLMEYRIWLRHVNEVLIAGFPTVSPFLMIFRDPKHPCSVLLNC; encoded by the coding sequence ATGTCCTCTCAGAATAAAACTCTAAAAGCCACTGAGGAATTGGCTCTCCAGATGCTCCTGCTTTTCGAGATTGGGTGTGGGACACTGGCCAacattcttctgtttttccataatTTTTCTCTCATCTTTACTGGCTCTCGAATGAGGACCACACAGGTCATTGTCACCAACTTGGCCTTGGCCAgtgccttccttctcctcatcaCTGCATTTCCAaacaatgtgatggtttttgttccAAGGAATCCTAAAACTAACCTGCAATGCAAATTTGGTTACTTCATTCGCGTGGTGGCTCAAAGCACAAACATGTGCTCCACCTGTGTCCTGAGCATCCATCAGTTTCTCACTCTTGTTCCTGGTCATTGGAGTAGGCTGATTCCTCGAGGAAGAGCCCCTAAAGCCCTGAGTTATTCTTCTTATAACTGTTGGTTGTTCAGTGTCTTATATAATGTCTACATTCCAATGAAAGTCAGTGGTCCACAGAACACAGGAAATGACACTAACAATCAAGGCAAGTGGGTCTGCTCCACATCTGGATTCAGTGCAGGCATTGTCATCTTGCGTTTTTGTCATGATGCCACATTCATCAGCATCATGGTCTGGACCagtgtctccatggtgattctCCTCCATAGGCATCACCAGCGAACACAGCACATCCTCACTGCAAATAAGAACCACAGAGGCCATGCTGAGACCAGAGCAGCCCACACCATCCTCATGCTGGTGGTCACATTTGTTGGCTTGTACctcctaaattttatttgtgtaatcTTTCTAACTTTTTTAATGGAATATCGCATTTGGTTGAGGCATGTAAATGAAGTTTTGATTGCAGGCTTTCCCACAGTTTCTCCGTTCCTGATGATCTTTAGGGATCCTAAGCATCCCTGTTCTGTGCTCCTCAACTGCTAA